A genomic segment from Triticum dicoccoides isolate Atlit2015 ecotype Zavitan chromosome 1A, WEW_v2.0, whole genome shotgun sequence encodes:
- the LOC119292306 gene encoding anthranilate O-methyltransferase 2-like, producing MEVEQWLHMANGDGENSYATNSRLQEKAMLETRPVLQGAVVELYRSLPDKSTMVVADLGCSSGPNTLLLVSEVIGTISDHNREEEQEQRPPAAAMELQFFLNDLPGNDFNLVFRSLDRLQELTADRRPQYYVAGMPGSFYTRLFPCRSVHLFHSSYSLMWRSKVPDELSRGAYLNEESIYIGKSTPPAVIKLYQEEYQKDLSLFLTLRFNELVRGGHMVLTFLGRKSKDMLLHGEASSMWDLLAQALLSLVLKGLVEKEKLVSFNLPFYAPSMDEVKAVVEENNLFNVEHMSVFESSWDPQDDDTNDDVVLGCSSSGLNVARCIRAVAEPLIKKHFGEAILDDLFMVYASMISKHLKKAKAKYPIIIIYLKAKH from the exons ATGGAGGTAGAGCAATGGCTTCACATGGCCAACGGCGACGGAGAGAACAGCTACGCCACCAACTCCAGACTCCAA gagaaggccatGCTTGAGACCAGGCCGGTGCTCCAGGGCGCCGTGGTGGAGCTGTACAGGTCACTGCCGGACAAGAGCACCATGGTCGTCGCCGACCTAGGCTGCTCGTCAGGGCCGAACACGCTGCTGCTTGTGTCGGAGGTCATCGGTACAATCTCCGACCACAACCGGGAAGAAGAGCAGGAGCAGCGCCCTCCTGCCGCAGCCATGGAGTTGCAGTTCTTCCTCAACGACCTGCCGGGGAACGACTTCAACCTCGTCTTCAGGTCGCTGGATCGGCTGCAGGAGCTCACCGCCGATAGGAGGCCGCAATACTACGTGGCCGGGATGCCGGGTTCTTTCTACACCAGGCTGTTCCCATGCCGGAGTGTCCACCTCTTCCATTCCTCCTACTCCCTCATGTGGAGGTCCAAG GTACCGGATGAGCTTTCAAGAGGTGCTTACCTGAATGAAGAGAGCATCTACATTGGCAAGAGTACTCCTCCAGCTGTGATAAAACTATACCAAGAAGAGTACCAAAAGGACCTGTCTTTGTTCCTGACGCTGCGATTCAATGAACTTGTACGTGGTGGGCATATGGTTCTAACATTTCTAGGCAGAAAGAGCAAAGACATGTTGTTACATGGTGAAGCAAGCAGCATGTGGGACTTGCTCGCCCAAGCTCTTCTCTCTCTAGTGCTGAAG GGCCTTGTGGAGAAGGAGAAGCTGGTCTCTTTCAACCTTCCATTTTATGCGCCATCTATGGACGAAGTGAAGGCTGTGGTTGAGGAGAACAATCTCTTCAATGTGGAACACATGAGTGTGTTTGAATCAAGCTGGGATCCACAAGACGACGACACAAACGATGATGTCGTGTTGGGCTGCAGCAGTAGTGGGTTGAATGTTGCCAGGTGCATAAGGGCGGTGGCGGAACCGCTGATTAAGAAACACTTCGGAGAGGCCATTCTTGATGATCTGTTTATGGTTTATGCCAGCATGATTTCAAAGCACCTCAAGAAAGCGAAGGCCAAGTATCCTATAATTATCATCTATTTGAAGGCCAAGCACTAA